Proteins encoded within one genomic window of Bemisia tabaci chromosome 2, PGI_BMITA_v3:
- the LOC109039631 gene encoding probable cytochrome P450 6a14, protein MVFHELLLSACFSLIAFLVYLVIHYYRSYTTWSREGSRLPYIPFPRDCVFYPIQKSLTLQKFYNELAPHPIGGFYKMSRPYLLVRDPELLRRILIKDFSHFVDHGFDIDEGLDPLNAHIFNLEGERWRAIRQKLTPIFSGAKMKAMWPLMMECEKVLTGHLDRLIESGTEFEVKDVMKKFAMDVIGTCAFGLRCDAIQDPESEFRKTTETVLRESHIFFLRSLLRSMGLNLVRFLKWKRIDKSVDDFFFSLVRECTKMRAKNQHTRNDLMQHLINLQHEEQEALKKDNSQAEPLMTDSVVASHAFVFFVGGFETTSGTLSFVFYNLALHPEVMEKCRAEVREVLQRHGGTMTYDSLKDMTYIQCVIDETLRVYPNVGWLERVCQEPYELPDGSYTIKKNARLLLPIYAFHMDPKYFPNPERFDPDRFSDENKNKIVPGTYFPFGDGPRSCIGLRFARMEMKAAIASLIMRYDIEPSQKTDVPVQFAPTSMLISASNGIWLKWKKRNV, encoded by the exons ATGGTTTTCCACGAACTTTTGCTGAGCGCCTGCTTTTCGCTGATTGCGTTCCTCGTTTACCTGGTGATTCACTACTACAGGAGCTACACAACCTGGAGCAGAGAGGGATCGCGATTGCCTTACATCCCTTTCCCTCGAGACTGCGTTTTTTACCCCATCCAAAAGTCTCTGACCCTGCAGAAGTTTTACAATGAGCTGGCACCACATCCAATCGGAGGATTTTACAAAATGTCACGGCCGTACCTCCTCGTTCGCGATCCGGAGCTGCTTCGTCGCATCCTCATCAAAGACTTCTCGCATTTCGTGGATCATGGCTTTGATATCGACGAAGGGTTGGACCCCCTCAATGCTCACATCTTCAATCTAGAAGGGGAAAG ATGGAGGGCGATCAGACAGAAGCTGACGCCGATCTTCTCCGGGGCCAAGATGAAAGCGATGTGGCCGCTGATGATGGAGTGCGAGAAGGTGCTGACGGGGCACCTGGACCGGCTCATCGAGTCCGGCACCGAGTTCGAAGTCAAGGACGTCATGAAGAAGTTCGCCATGGACGTCATCGGGACCTGCGCCTTTGGGCTCCGCTGCGACGCCATCCAAGACCCCGAGTCCGAGTTCCGCAAGACCACCGAGACCGTCCTCCGGGAGTCGCACATCTTCTTCCTGAGGAGTCTCCTCCGCTCCATGGGCCTCAACCTCGTTCGCTTCCTCAAGTGGAAGAGGATCGACAAGTCCGTCGACGACTTCTTCTTCTCGCTCGTCAGGGAGTGCACCAAGATGCGGGCCAAGAACCAGCACACCCGCAATGATCTCATGCAGCATCTCATCAACCTCCAGCACGAGGAGCAGGAGGCTCTCAAGAAAGATAATAGTCAAGCAG AGCCGTTGATGACGGATTCAGTCGTAGCCTCTCATGCGTTCGTGTTTTTTGTGGGTGGTTTTGAGACGACATCTGGTACGCTGTCGTTCGTCTTTTACAACTTGGCCTTACATCCTGAGGTCATGGAAAAGTGCAGGGCGGAGGTCAGAGAGGTGCTGCAGAGACACGGTGGGACTATGACCTACGACTCCTTAAAAGACATGACTTACATACAGTGCGTGATAGACg AGACTCTTCGTGTGTATCCGAATGTGGGTTGGTTGGAGCGAGTATGCCAGGAACCATACGAGTTGCCTGACGGATCATATACGATCAAGAAAAATGCGCGGTTGCTGCTCCCAATTTACGCTTTTCACATGGATCCAAAATATTTCCCGAACCCTGAACGCTTTGACCCGGATCGATTCAGTGATGAAAACAAGAATAAGATAGTTCCAGGCACCTACTTCCCATTCGGTGATGGACCACGGTCATGTATAG GACTGCGGTTTGCTCGTATGGAAATGAAAGCGGCCATCGCCTCTTTGATAATGCGTTATGATATCGAACCATCGCAAAAAACGGATGTTCCGGTGCAGTTCGCCCCTACGAGTATGTTGATATCCGCCTCGAATGGAATCTGGCTCAAGTGGAAGAAACGCAACGTATAA